A genome region from Planctomycetia bacterium includes the following:
- a CDS encoding ornithine cyclodeaminase family protein, with translation MPTLYLTEADVTRLVDMPTTIDVVEQAFHKLGLGEVSNIPRNRATAPGVVLHTMSAAADYLGYCGWKSYTTTHSGARFLVGLYEHATGELVALIEADSLGQLRTGAVTGVAVKHLAAKGADQVGLFGTGTQARTQLAAVAAVRKLKKAFVYGRDPERRASFATWLSEELAIEVVPVDSPAQAVREMPIVVTATTSREPVFAGDDLATGTLVCAAGSNWLNKAEIDVRAVRRASRVVCDDIAACMHEAGDLQPALREGVFRWESAVSLGDVIAGKADGRTSAEEIIVFKSVGLAMEDVALAAEVLKRAKAAGIGTSLPF, from the coding sequence ATGCCGACCTTATATCTCACCGAGGCGGACGTAACTCGCCTCGTCGACATGCCAACGACGATCGACGTCGTCGAACAAGCTTTCCATAAACTCGGGCTCGGTGAGGTCAGCAATATCCCGCGCAATCGGGCCACGGCCCCCGGTGTCGTGCTGCACACAATGAGCGCCGCGGCCGACTACTTAGGCTATTGCGGTTGGAAGTCGTATACGACCACACACTCCGGCGCTCGATTTCTCGTAGGCCTCTACGAGCACGCGACCGGCGAACTCGTGGCGTTGATCGAAGCCGATAGCCTCGGGCAGCTTCGCACCGGCGCGGTAACCGGCGTGGCCGTAAAGCATCTGGCGGCCAAGGGGGCCGATCAAGTCGGATTGTTCGGCACGGGAACGCAGGCCCGGACGCAACTCGCCGCGGTAGCCGCGGTACGCAAGTTGAAAAAGGCGTTTGTCTACGGACGCGATCCGGAACGCCGCGCAAGCTTCGCGACATGGCTCAGTGAGGAACTTGCGATCGAAGTTGTTCCGGTCGATTCGCCCGCGCAGGCGGTGCGGGAGATGCCGATCGTCGTGACGGCGACGACGAGCCGTGAACCGGTCTTTGCGGGGGACGATCTCGCGACCGGAACGCTCGTCTGCGCCGCAGGATCGAACTGGCTGAACAAGGCCGAAATCGATGTGCGAGCCGTGCGTCGCGCAAGCCGAGTCGTATGCGACGACATAGCGGCGTGCATGCACGAGGCCGGCGACCTGCAGCCTGCCTTGCGTGAAGGAGTTTTCCGCTGGGAATCGGCCGTATCGCTCGGAGACGTCATCGCCGGCAAGGCCGACGGTCGAACCTCGGCCGAAGAGATCATCGTGTTCAAGTCGGTCGGGCTGGCGATGGA